CCATGCGGCGCTGCGGGAACTGCTGGCGGAGGAGCCGTAGGCCGTAGGCTCGTAGGCCGTAGAACGGCGAATGAGGGTTTTTGGACCAAACAGTGTATAGCAAAATGATGAACCAGGAACATGTTTTACCACTGCTGGCTGATTATGTACTGGACTTGCTGCCGGGCAACGAGCGGCGGCAGGTGGAGCAGCACGCCGCCGACTGCGCCGACTGCCGTCAGGCGCTGCATGGCGAGCGGCAGATCGGTGGGCTGGTGCGGGCGACGCTGCACACGGCGACGGAACCGGCATACGGCCGTCTGACCCAGCTGCGCCCCGCTGTTCCCCAGCGCGCCACCCAACCAATTCGTGGCCCACAGCGTCAGCGCCAGTTGGCGCTGGCAGGGCTGCTGCTGGTTTTGCTGCTGGGCGCGTCCGGTTGGCGCTATGGCAATGCCCGGCAAAGCTGGCAGCCACCGCCGCCCACCCACATCGCCATCACCGCGACAACTGTCGCCACGACAACGATTGCTGCGACAACATACCAGGAAGCGACGGCCACATTGGCCCAGGCAACAACCAACAGGAGCATGGAGGAAACGGCCGTTGCCGCCCCATCCGACCAACCCACCATCCAACCCCATGCCACTCCTCTTCCCCAAGCCACGCCCATCGCCGCCGCCCGCCCATCGCTGTCCGCCAACTAACAACTCCCAACTAACAACTCCTAACTAACAAAAAGAGCCTGCCTCATGAGTGAATTAACTACAACGCCCAACGAATCCCAAACAACGGCCATCAATGATTTTTTGGCACGGCCGTTGCTTGCCGCCATCAACCTGGATTGGGAAAAAGCGATCTACATCACCTTTTTCCTCATCGCCATTGTCAGCCGCTTTGTGTTTTTAGGCGACCGGGTGATGAGCCACGACGAAAGCCTGCACACGCAGTTTTCTTACCAGTTCTACAACGGTGATGGCTACCAACACACGCCCCTGATGCACGGCCCATCGTTGTTCCACGCGACGGCCGTTTCTTACTGGCTCTTTGGCGATAGCGATCTATCGGCGCGGATTCCGGTAGCCATTTTGGGCGTGCTGCTGGTGGTGCTGATGCCTTATCTGCTGCGCCCCTGGCTGGGCAAAATTGGGGCGCTTTTCACCAGTTTTTTCCTGCTCATCTCGCCTTATATCACGTATTATTCGCGCTATATCCGCCACGACATCTACGTCATCATGGCGGCGTTGGTGGTTTTCCTCTCCATCTGGTATTACTTTGGCGCGCGCCGCGACAAATACATCTGGTGGTTTGCCATTGGCCTGGGGTTGATGTTTACCACCATGGAAACCGCCTTCATTTACGTGGCGATTTTTGGCAGCTTTGCCGTGGTGCGGCTGCTGCCGCAAATGGTTGTAGCCGATTGGTTCCGCGCCAGTTTAGGGCGGCTGCGTCTGCCCATTTTGCTGGTGATGCTGGCCGTTTTGCTGGCCGGCGGTGGGCTGCTAGGACAAAAACTCATCGCCGAAGCGCCGCTGCCCCTGGCCGAAGCAACGGCCACCCTGGAAGGATTTGCGGCTGATCCTGACGCGGTGGTGGGGGCAACGGCCGTTACCCCGCTGCGCAACGAAATGATCTGGCGTTGGAGCCAGATCATCGGGCTGGTCATCCTGGGGGTTGGCGCTTTCATGGCTGCCCGCGCCCTGCGCCCAGAGCTGGACCAATACCCGGAATTTGACATCATCATGCTCTTTTCCACCCTGGTCTTGCCGCTGGTTTCGCCGCTGCTCACCAAAATCGCCGGCTGGAACCCTACCGATTACGCCATCAACAAATGTGTGCTGGAGAGCCAGGAAACGATGACGGCCGTCCAACTGCTCATCGCCCGCCTGGGCAATGGCGATTGCTGGAGTTCCTTCTTCCAATCTGGTTTGGTGCGTTCCGGCTACTTCCTCATCCCCACACTCATCATCGGCGTTCTGGTTGGCCTGTGGTGGGACCGCCGCCGCTGGCTGACGGCCGCGTTCATTTTCTATGGCATCTTCATCGTTTTGTTCACCTCGGTCTTCACCAATCCCGGCGGTTTCGCCACCGGCATCATCGGCTCGCTCGGTTATTGGTTGGACCAGCAGGCAGTGCAGCGAGGCAGCCAGCCGCTCTTTTATTATTTGTTCGTCACCCCCTTCTACGAATTTTTGCTGGTCATCTTTTCGTTTGCGGGCATCTGGTTATGGCATCAACAGCATCGGCTCCAGCGCATTCTGGGTTACTGGCTGGCGCTGCTGTTGGCGGCCTTCCTGGGCTACAGCCTGTCCACCTGGCTTTACACGCGCTCGCTAACGGCCGGTGGGCTGCTGGTGATGAACGGCGACGGCCGTAACACTTTGTTAGGCATGATCGTCGCCCTGGTTATCCTGGGGGCGGGCAGCCTGTTCTGGTTGTTCGTCTACCGCCACCGCCTGGCGCAGCAAAACAACCTGGAAGGCGGGCTGGCTTCACTGTTTAGCCCGCGCCTCATCATGGAATTTGTGCCTTCCGTCGCCTGGTGGCTGATGCTTACCTGGGTGGCCTACAGCGTCGCCGGGGAGAAGATGCCCTGGCTGAGCACCCATTTTGTCATCCCCATGGCGATTCTGAGCGGTTGGTACTTTGGCGAAAAGCTGCGCACGGTGGATGTGAGGGCTTTATTCGCCCGGCCGTCGCTCATCTTTGGCGGGCTAAGTTTGCTGCTGCTCGTCGTCGGTTTTGGCCTGTTTAGCCAGCTGTGGTTGGGCAGCGCGCGCCTGGGCGACCAACAAATCAGCGCCTTGCAAGACCTGGGGCTGTTCCTGGGGCTGCTGCTGCTGGCCGGTGTCGTTTTTTATTTCTGGCAGCGCTATCGCCAGGGCATTGAACCCACCACCCGCCGCCTCATCCTCACCCTGAGCGTATTCATCCTGCTCAGTTTATTGACCATACGCTTCACCTACCTCGCCAGCTTCCCCAACGCCGACTACACCACCGAATACATGGTCTACGCCCACGGCGCGCCGGCCACCAAACGCATCGTCATGGACCAGATCGAAGAATTGTCCATGCGCCTGCATGGCGACCAGAGCATCAAAGTTGCCTACGATAACGACGTATCCTGGCCCTTCACCTGGTACCTGCGCAATTATCCCAACCGCGTTTATTTTGGCGAAAACCCCAGCAACAGCCTGAACGAATCGCCGATCATCATTGCCGGCAGCCAGAATTGGGGCAAAGTGGAGCCATACCTGGGCAACAATTACGAACAGCGCACCTACACCTTCCTTTGGTGGCCGATGGAGGAGTATCGCAAAATTTCCTGGAACGCCATCTTCGGCAATCCCAACGACCTGGAACGGCGCGGCCTGGGCAACGCCAATGTGCGCCAGGCGTTATGGGACGTCTTCTTTTACCGGGATTATGAAAAATATGGGCAGACTTTTGGCGGCGCGTATACCAGCCGCGAATGGCCGCTGCGCCAAGAAATGCGGGTCTACATCCGCAAAGATGTGCTGGCGAATTTGTGGGATTATGGCGTCGGCGCGGTGAACGCGGCATCGCTGCAAGACCCCTATGCCGAGAATGAGCTGCAGCTCGCGCCATCGCTCATTCTGAACGACGTGGGACTGCCGGGCGTGGGCGACGGCGAGTTGACGACGCCGCGCAACGTGACAGTGGGGCCAGACGGCCGTATCTACGTCGTTGACAGTGGCAATCATCGCCTTCAGGTGTTTGATGCGCAGGGCAATTTCCTGGCCGCCTGGGGCGAGTTTGGCGCGGAACCGGGCCAGTTCAACGAACCCTGGAGCGTGGCGGTAGACGACGAGTTTGTCTATGTCGCCGATACCTGGAATTATCGCATTCAAAAGTTTACGACCACTGGCGAATTTGTGGCCGCCTACGGCCGTAACGGTTCCCCCGCAGACATCAACGACCGCGCCCTGGGGCTGTTTTATGGCCCGCGCGACATTTTGCTGCTGGATGACGGCCGTTTGCTCATCACCGACACCGGCAACCACCGCCTGCAAATCATGGACCGCGATGGCAATTTTGTGGATTCGATGGGGCAGTTTGGCAGCCAGCCTGGCTGGTTTAACGAACCGGTCGGTCTGGCGAATGGACCGGAAGATTCGGTGTACGTGGCGGATACGTGGAACGGCCGTATCCAACAGTTCACCGCCGACCTCTTCCCCGCCTTCCAATGGAGCGTCAACGCCTGGTACAGCCAGTCCATAGACAACAAGCCCTACATCGCCACCGACAGCGCCGGCCGCATCTACGTCACCGACCCCGAAGGGTATCGGGTGCTGATCTTCAATGCCTTTGGCGATTACATGGGCCGCTTTGGCTCCTTTGGGACCGGTCCAACCCAGTTTGCCCTGCCGGTCGGCATTGCCACAGACGCCCAGGACAACATCTACATCGCCGACGCCCACAACAACCGTATCGTCAAATACCCGCCCCCTTTTGGCAGCCCGGTACTCCCTGAACAGCAAGAATAGATAGAGTTGTCAAATCTTAAAGATTTGACAACTCTAATTTCCAGGAGATGCAGCTATGCGATTTGCTAACCAGGTTGTACTGGTAACGGGTGGTTCGCGGGGCATTGGTCGGGCGATATGCCGCCAATTTGCCGAACGCGGGGCGCAGGTCGTCGTCCATTACCACCAAAACCGGACGGCGGCTGAAGAGACATTGGCCGCGCTGCCGGGCGGCCCGCATCTTATTGTGCAGGCGGCCATTGAGGAGCCAACGGCCGTACAGCAAATGATCCAGACGGCCGTCGCCCAATACGGCCGTCTGGACATCCTCATCAACAACGCCGCCATCTACGAAGAACACCCCCTGGCCGAGGTGAGCTACGACGAGTGGCAGGCGCGTTGGCGCAGCATCATCGAGGCCAATTTGTTGGGGCCGGCCAACGCCGCCTATTGCGCCGGGCAGCAGATGATTCGTCAGGGGTACGGCCGGATCATCAACATCTCTTCCCGCGGCGCGTTTCGCGGCGAACCCACCGCCCCGGCCTACGGGGCCAGCAAAGCGGGCCTTAACGCCATGGGCCAATCGCTGGCGAAATATCTGGCCCCCTACAACATCTTTGTGGCGACCGTCGCCCCAGGCTGGGTAGCCACGGACATGGCCCAGGCCCACCTGGACAGCCCGGCCGGCGACGACATCCGCGCCCAAAGCCCGCTCAATCGGGTGGCGACGCCGGAGGAAGTGGCTTATACGGCCGTCTTCCTGGCCTCCCCTGGCGCAGAATTTCTCACCGGGGCCATTGTGGACGTGAACGGCGCTTCTTACCTGCGAACTTGATTTTTTGCGCCACAGTTACAATATCAGTAGATCGAAATGATATGGGAGCGCAGGCGTCCCGCCTGCCCATGCGGGCAAGATGCCCGCGCTCCGTTTCGATCTACTGAATATAGTTTAAAACTCTGTGTTCTCCCCGCCTCCGTGGTGCAAATTCTAGCGGCGTAAACGGCCGTACACATCCCCGCTTTGGCTTTGCGCCACCAACCGACCGGCCATTTCCCCGGCCGAGAGCCAGCGCTCTGACTGCCAGCGATGCGTTTCCCCGACGGACCAGTTAAACTCGTAACAGCCCAAACCAGCCAGCAGCCGCAGGCACTCTTGCGCCACGCCGATGGTCGCCGGCAAATACTCGAATGACAGCGCGGTCAGCGGTTCAGACAGCCCGCGCAGCACCTCGGCTTCGTACCCCTCCACGTCAATTTTGCAAAAGGCCGGTCGGCCGTACTGCCCAATTAGCGCGTCCAACGTTGTCACCGGCACAGACACGGCCGTGTCCCATTCCACCCCACCAAACGCAGCGTCGCGCTGCACGGCCGTGATCCAATCGGCCGACAAAGTGGAAACAGTGGGGTATTTCTGGCTGATGTAGAGAGATTGCTGGCCGGGCTGCGCCGCCAAAGCCAGCGGCAGCAAATGAACGTGGGGCGAACGGCCGTAAAAGCGGCGTAACCAGGCCATCAGGTGGGGCTGCGGCTCGATGGCCACCACTTGCGCCCCCAACCGCCGCCAGGCCCAAATGCGGTTGCCTACATGCGCCCCCACATCAAAACAGACATCGCCTGGCCGGATAAACGGAGCATAAAAGCGGCTAAGCTGACCCAGGCGGCCGGGCACGCCGTAATACATCAGCAGCGAACGCCAGACGCCGCGCCGCTGCGCCCACTTATTCATCGGCGAGGGCTGCTTGCACGGCCGCTGTCAACGCCAGACGCGAGGCCACCAGCGCCTCATCGGTGTCGCGGCCGTAACCACCCGACTTGGGCAGCCCGCCAATCTCCAAAATGGCCGGGCCACGATAGCCGCCGGCCAGCGCGGCGCGCATAAAGACGGTTAAATCCAGGCTGCCCAAACCCAGCGGCAAATGATGGTTCACTTCCGGCCAGGCGGTGTCAGAGATGTGCAGCAAGCTGGCGCGGGACACGAGAGCGGCATAGGCGGCAAAATCGTCGGGGTGGGTGTGGTTAAAATCCCAGACAAAGCCGAGGTGGGGCACGGCCGTTAACACCTTCTGGCAGCGTTCCGGGCGATGGAAAACAGGCACATCGGCCGAGTTGTGTTCCAGGCCAAAGCGAAAACCAACCCGGCGGCCCAGAGCAGCGGCGGCGGCCAACTGCGCCAGCAGCGATTCCTCCAGGGCAATGATCTGCGCCTGGTCCAGCGGTTCGCGGAGGACAATGTGCCAGTGGACGCAAGTACAGGCCAGGGTCGTGATGGCTTGAAGGTTGGCGTGCAGCACATCCAGGGGCGTTTGGCCGCTTTCGGTACGGCCGTTGGCATACAGCGGCACAACCATTTCCATAACGGCCGTCATCCTGGCCCGCCGCAGCGCCAACGCCACCGTCTCCAACGAATCGCCCAGCCGCTGCACGCCCAACCCCTCGCCCGGACCGGGGAACTGGAGGCAGCGAAACCCAGTCAGGCTGGCAAAAACAATCTCGTCCCGCGCCGAACGCCAATTAGCCGGGAAGAAACGGCCGTTCATGCCAATCTGAATCGGTAAATCTATCATGGCTCAACCGTGCCAGACTCGAACGCTTTTCGGCAATCCTTCAGGTCTGGCGCACAAACGACAGCGGTTATGCCCCTGGCCGGCCGTGGCATTTTTTATACTTCAAACCGCTGCCGCATGGGCACGGAGCATTCCGCCCAACTTTGGGCGAAGGTGGCCCGTTGACCAGCAAGTCGTTCATCCGGTCGCCCAGCCGGGTCTGTATCGGTTTCGGCGGTGCAACCGGCGGCAAAAATCCCTGGTGGCGCAGCAATGACTGGCGCTGCCCTATCTCCGCTTCACGCTCTTGTTGGCGTTGTCGCGTCTGGTATTCTTCAATAATGTCAAAAGGCTGATAGAGGATATTGGCGACCGGCGATTGGGCGGCAAAAAAGTCACAATAGTCATCGAAGCCGATTATCCCCTCAACAATCAACTCTTGCGCGAACATCTCCTCGATTTGCGACCGGCTTTCCTCGTCCTGCAATTCGCCCAAAGCGGTGGCCACCGAGGTCCAGGTCTCATCAACGAAACCGGGCGGTATGGCAAAGGTTCCATCAGCTTGCAGCGGCGGCAGCAGCGCACGCAGACCGGGCAAAATGCGCGCCCGTTCTTGCGGGTACAAAGCGCCGATCACAGACAGCGTTTGCGCGGCCAGGTCACGGCCGTAATGGTACGTCTCCTCTGTCTCTAAAGCGACGATACGCAGCAAGGTGGCAACGGCCGTGCTGCCATAGTGGGCCAGGTCCGTCTCGAACCATTCCAGGTTATCCAGGTCATCATTGGGGCCGGTGAAAAGCTGCTCAAAAAACGGCAGCGCCGCCGGTTCACGGAAGGCCAACAGCAGTTTGGCGGCATGGAGCAGGCGATACCAACGGGCATCTGCTTCATCTTCCCAGTCATCATCCAGGCTGGCACGAAACAAGGCCAGCAAGCCGGGCGTCAGGCTCTCTTGCCGTTGTAGACACGCCTGAATCAGTTCGATGGGCGGGGTGCGCCCGGCCGTTTCCAATGCTTGCAGCAAGGCTGCGTCGGGCAGGGTGTTGTATTCCATACTATCCTTTTTTCAGCGGGAGCGCGGACATCCCGGCCGCAGCCGGCAAGAGGCCGACGCTCCCAGTATCCGTAGGCCGAAGTCCGTATCCCGTTATCCGATGGCATTTTCTAGAGGCAGCGCCCTACGGATTACCGATAACGGGTACTAATATCTTCTCATCCATGCGGTCGCGTTAAATAGCGCGGCCAACCGGGCAGCGCCAAAGCGTGGCGCACATCTATGGCATGTTCATGATCATGGCCCGCCCACACCTGCATCCAGAGATAAACCGAAACGGTGCGTCCCCAGGGCGCAAGAAAGGGACGCGCCAGGTCGGGTCCCGGCAGTTGGTCGAACAGGTCCAGAAGTTCCTGGCGCACGGCCATAAATTCTGCCCACACCTCTACCCACGATTGTCCGGCGCGGGCGGCGGCGTTGGCAGCGTTGAAGGCGTCGAAATCGGTGATGGGTTGGTCAAATTCCGGCGTCTGCCCGGCGGCCAACTGCCGCAAACCGCTCAGACCCACCTTTTCCCAATCAGTCAGGTGGCCGATTAAATCCTGCATTGTCCAAACGCCGCACACCGGGCGGCTGGCGCGTTCCGCTGGCGCTATCATGTCTACCAGCGACAGTATCTCGCGGCGGGTGGCTTTGAGCTGCGCCCGCAAAATGGCTTTGGGGCCGAGGCGGCGCAAGGTTTCCTGGGGCTGCGCCTGCCGCCAGGCG
This genomic stretch from Candidatus Leptovillus gracilis harbors:
- a CDS encoding zf-HC2 domain-containing protein, with protein sequence MDQTVYSKMMNQEHVLPLLADYVLDLLPGNERRQVEQHAADCADCRQALHGERQIGGLVRATLHTATEPAYGRLTQLRPAVPQRATQPIRGPQRQRQLALAGLLLVLLLGASGWRYGNARQSWQPPPPTHIAITATTVATTTIAATTYQEATATLAQATTNRSMEETAVAAPSDQPTIQPHATPLPQATPIAAARPSLSAN
- a CDS encoding TIGR03663 family protein — its product is MSELTTTPNESQTTAINDFLARPLLAAINLDWEKAIYITFFLIAIVSRFVFLGDRVMSHDESLHTQFSYQFYNGDGYQHTPLMHGPSLFHATAVSYWLFGDSDLSARIPVAILGVLLVVLMPYLLRPWLGKIGALFTSFFLLISPYITYYSRYIRHDIYVIMAALVVFLSIWYYFGARRDKYIWWFAIGLGLMFTTMETAFIYVAIFGSFAVVRLLPQMVVADWFRASLGRLRLPILLVMLAVLLAGGGLLGQKLIAEAPLPLAEATATLEGFAADPDAVVGATAVTPLRNEMIWRWSQIIGLVILGVGAFMAARALRPELDQYPEFDIIMLFSTLVLPLVSPLLTKIAGWNPTDYAINKCVLESQETMTAVQLLIARLGNGDCWSSFFQSGLVRSGYFLIPTLIIGVLVGLWWDRRRWLTAAFIFYGIFIVLFTSVFTNPGGFATGIIGSLGYWLDQQAVQRGSQPLFYYLFVTPFYEFLLVIFSFAGIWLWHQQHRLQRILGYWLALLLAAFLGYSLSTWLYTRSLTAGGLLVMNGDGRNTLLGMIVALVILGAGSLFWLFVYRHRLAQQNNLEGGLASLFSPRLIMEFVPSVAWWLMLTWVAYSVAGEKMPWLSTHFVIPMAILSGWYFGEKLRTVDVRALFARPSLIFGGLSLLLLVVGFGLFSQLWLGSARLGDQQISALQDLGLFLGLLLLAGVVFYFWQRYRQGIEPTTRRLILTLSVFILLSLLTIRFTYLASFPNADYTTEYMVYAHGAPATKRIVMDQIEELSMRLHGDQSIKVAYDNDVSWPFTWYLRNYPNRVYFGENPSNSLNESPIIIAGSQNWGKVEPYLGNNYEQRTYTFLWWPMEEYRKISWNAIFGNPNDLERRGLGNANVRQALWDVFFYRDYEKYGQTFGGAYTSREWPLRQEMRVYIRKDVLANLWDYGVGAVNAASLQDPYAENELQLAPSLILNDVGLPGVGDGELTTPRNVTVGPDGRIYVVDSGNHRLQVFDAQGNFLAAWGEFGAEPGQFNEPWSVAVDDEFVYVADTWNYRIQKFTTTGEFVAAYGRNGSPADINDRALGLFYGPRDILLLDDGRLLITDTGNHRLQIMDRDGNFVDSMGQFGSQPGWFNEPVGLANGPEDSVYVADTWNGRIQQFTADLFPAFQWSVNAWYSQSIDNKPYIATDSAGRIYVTDPEGYRVLIFNAFGDYMGRFGSFGTGPTQFALPVGIATDAQDNIYIADAHNNRIVKYPPPFGSPVLPEQQE
- a CDS encoding SDR family oxidoreductase yields the protein MRFANQVVLVTGGSRGIGRAICRQFAERGAQVVVHYHQNRTAAEETLAALPGGPHLIVQAAIEEPTAVQQMIQTAVAQYGRLDILINNAAIYEEHPLAEVSYDEWQARWRSIIEANLLGPANAAYCAGQQMIRQGYGRIINISSRGAFRGEPTAPAYGASKAGLNAMGQSLAKYLAPYNIFVATVAPGWVATDMAQAHLDSPAGDDIRAQSPLNRVATPEEVAYTAVFLASPGAEFLTGAIVDVNGASYLRT
- a CDS encoding FkbM family methyltransferase, yielding MYYGVPGRLGQLSRFYAPFIRPGDVCFDVGAHVGNRIWAWRRLGAQVVAIEPQPHLMAWLRRFYGRSPHVHLLPLALAAQPGQQSLYISQKYPTVSTLSADWITAVQRDAAFGGVEWDTAVSVPVTTLDALIGQYGRPAFCKIDVEGYEAEVLRGLSEPLTALSFEYLPATIGVAQECLRLLAGLGCYEFNWSVGETHRWQSERWLSAGEMAGRLVAQSQSGDVYGRLRR
- a CDS encoding sugar phosphate isomerase/epimerase, which translates into the protein MIDLPIQIGMNGRFFPANWRSARDEIVFASLTGFRCLQFPGPGEGLGVQRLGDSLETVALALRRARMTAVMEMVVPLYANGRTESGQTPLDVLHANLQAITTLACTCVHWHIVLREPLDQAQIIALEESLLAQLAAAAALGRRVGFRFGLEHNSADVPVFHRPERCQKVLTAVPHLGFVWDFNHTHPDDFAAYAALVSRASLLHISDTAWPEVNHHLPLGLGSLDLTVFMRAALAGGYRGPAILEIGGLPKSGGYGRDTDEALVASRLALTAAVQAALADE
- a CDS encoding DinB family protein — protein: MTQCSPEWRSTLLARLTAERAHLLFQLRSLDEATLTAVPVSGEQTARDVLLHLAAWDAVNSQRLSLLLDGRLADIPPIDNVDETNRAMHGRFQSVPLEQALAACLKERAGFLAVLQRAPDDLLHRRLTLPWGQRIRPRTWVRWRWQHDAAHAHDLRAWRQAQPQETLRRLGPKAILRAQLKATRREILSLVDMIAPAERASRPVCGVWTMQDLIGHLTDWEKVGLSGLRQLAAGQTPEFDQPITDFDAFNAANAAARAGQSWVEVWAEFMAVRQELLDLFDQLPGPDLARPFLAPWGRTVSVYLWMQVWAGHDHEHAIDVRHALALPGWPRYLTRPHG